In the Lepus europaeus isolate LE1 chromosome 18, mLepTim1.pri, whole genome shotgun sequence genome, one interval contains:
- the LOC133776705 gene encoding keratin, type I cytoskeletal 16 gives MTTCSRQFTSSSVKGTCGIGGGSSRMSSVLAGGSCRAPSAYGGLSVSSSRFSSGGACGIGGGYGGGFSSSSSFGGALGSAYGGGYGAGLGVGFGAGFGAGFGGADGGLLSGNEKITMQNLNDRLASYLDKVRALEEANTDLEVKIRDWYQKQRPTEVKDYSPYFRTIEELRSKIITATLENAQPILQIDNARLAADDFRTKYEHELNLRQTVEADINGLRRVLDELTLARTDLEMQIEGLKEELAYMKKNHEEEMLALRGQTGGDISVEMDAAPGVDLSRILNEMRDQYEQMAEKNRRDAEAWFLSKTEELNKEVASNSELIQSGRSEVTELRRVFQGLEIELQSQLSMKASLENSLEETKGRYCMQLSQIQGLIGGVEEQLAQLRCEMEQQSQEYQILLDVKTRLEQEIATYRRLLEGEDAHLSSQQASGQSYSSREVFASSSSTSAARQTRPILKEQGSVSFSQSQSQSQSSRN, from the exons ATGACCACCTGCAGCCGCCAGTTCACCTCCAGCTCCGTGAAGGGCACCTGTGGCATCGGAGGCGGCTCCAGCCGCATGTCCTCCGTCCTGGCCGGAGGATCCTGCCGGGCTCCCAGCGCCTACGGGGGcctgtctgtctcctcctcccgCTTCTCCTCCGGGGGAGCCTGTGGGATCGGGGGCGGCTATGGCGGCGgcttcagcagcagcagcagctttggTGGCGCCCTGGGCAGCGCCTATGGCGGAGGATATGGTGCTGGCCTTGGTGTTGGCTTCGGGGCTGGTTTTGGCGCTGGTTTTGGTGGTGCCGATGGTGGCCTCCTCTCTGGCAACGAGAAGATCACCATGCAGAACCTCAACGACCGGCTGGCCTCCTACCTGGACAAGGTGCGCGCCCTGGAGGAGGCCAACACCGACCTGGAGGTGAAGATCCGGGACTGGTACCAGAAGCAGCGGCCCACTGAGGTCAAAGACTACAGCCCCTACTTCAGGACCATCGAGGAGCTGCGGAGCAAG ATCATCACGGCCACCCTTGAGAACGCACAGCCCATCCTGCAGATCGACAACGCCAGGCTGGCGGCTGACGACTTCAGGACCAA ATATGAGCACGAGCTGAACCTGCGCCAGACCGTGGAGGCCGACATCAACGGGCTGCGCAGGGTGCTGGACGAGCTGACCCTGGCCAGGACCGACCTGGAGATGCAGATCGAGGGCCTGAAGGAGGAGCTGGCCTACATGAAGAAGAACCACGAGGAG GAGATGCTTGCCCTGCGGGGTCAGACTGGCGGGGACATCAGCGTGGAGATGGACGCTGCTCCCGGCGTGGACCTGAGCCGCATCCTCAATGAGATGCGTGACCAGTACGAGCAGATGGCCGAGAAGAACCGTAGAGACGCTGAGGCCTGGTTCCTGAGCAAG ACCGAGGAGCTGAACAAGGAAGTGGCCTCTAACAGCGAACTGATCCAGAGCGGCCGCAGCGAGGTGACCGAGCTGCGCAGAGTGTTCCAGGGCCTGGAGATCGAGCTGCAGTCCCAGCTCAGCATG aAAGCATCCCTTGAGAACAGCCTGGAGGAGACCAAAGGCCGCTACTGCATGCAGCTGTCCCAGATCCAGGGGCTGATCGGTGGTGTGGAAGAGCAGCTGGCACAGCTGCGCTGTGAGAtggagcagcagagccaggagtacCAGATCCTGCTGGACGTGAAGACGCGGCTGGAGCAGGAGATCGCCACCTACCGCCGCCTGCTGGAGGGCGAGGATGCCCA CCTCTCCTCCCAGCAAGCATCAGGCCAATCCTACTCTTCTCGGGAAG TCTTCGCTTCCTCATCCTCCACCTCTGCCGCTCGCCAGACCCGGCCCATCCTCAAGGAGCAGGGCTCGGTCAGCttcagccagagccagagccagagccagagctccCGGAACTGA